One Thermoplasma volcanium GSS1 genomic window carries:
- a CDS encoding DNA-directed RNA polymerase subunit H yields MAKFNVLDHNLVPEHHIVSEEEEKTILKELGIEKEFLPRISPNDPVIKALEAIHGKIKDGTVIKIIRNSPTMGHSVYYRVVASEVFK; encoded by the coding sequence ATGGCAAAATTTAATGTATTAGATCATAATCTCGTTCCGGAACATCATATTGTGAGTGAAGAGGAGGAGAAAACCATACTGAAGGAACTTGGTATTGAAAAGGAATTTTTGCCGAGAATAAGTCCAAACGATCCTGTAATAAAGGCTTTGGAGGCAATTCATGGCAAGATAAAGGATGGTACGGTTATTAAGATAATAAGGAACAGCCCAACAATGGGCCATTCTGTTTACTATCGCGTTGTAGCATCTGAGGTGTTTAAGTGA
- a CDS encoding RPA family protein: protein MMNKREQDYWIFSVELRESKVSEENGKSIVITPLGLSAKRILIAGTVSSKQSDDRMARISLADPIGSFYVTAFSGGFNPEEKAMVDSLEVDDKAMVMGKINPYRTSEGVYLFSIRPELVSKTGEDALRLWTLKAYYFAKRRIYAIREAQKLQDPKADELISLGYSRVEAEAAISSIKNFPGYDYQRILEAIETAIYSVSTPTQLPEVRSKILNYIKENDTDGKGCKYEDIVIAAKNMGIDQSTTDEILNTLGSSGEIFEISLKRYKAVEPE from the coding sequence ATGATGAACAAGAGAGAGCAGGATTATTGGATATTTTCTGTTGAGTTAAGGGAATCAAAGGTGAGCGAAGAAAATGGGAAGTCGATCGTTATAACTCCGCTTGGATTATCCGCGAAAAGGATATTGATAGCTGGCACTGTCTCATCAAAGCAAAGCGATGATCGAATGGCTAGAATATCGCTAGCTGATCCCATAGGAAGCTTTTATGTTACAGCATTTTCAGGAGGATTTAATCCAGAAGAAAAGGCAATGGTTGACTCGCTGGAAGTAGATGACAAGGCCATGGTTATGGGCAAGATAAACCCGTACCGCACATCTGAAGGAGTATATCTTTTTTCAATCAGACCAGAGCTTGTTTCTAAAACAGGAGAAGATGCTCTTAGGCTATGGACTCTGAAGGCTTATTACTTTGCCAAGCGCAGAATATATGCAATTAGAGAAGCCCAGAAGCTTCAGGATCCTAAAGCAGATGAATTGATAAGCTTAGGGTATTCAAGAGTTGAAGCTGAGGCTGCTATTTCATCGATCAAAAATTTTCCAGGATACGATTATCAGAGAATACTTGAAGCAATAGAAACAGCAATTTATTCGGTTTCGACTCCTACCCAATTGCCGGAAGTTAGATCGAAGATACTGAATTACATAAAGGAAAACGATACGGATGGAAAAGGCTGCAAGTATGAAGACATTGTTATAGCAGCTAAGAATATGGGGATAGATCAAAGCACTACTGATGAAATACTGAACACGCTTGGATCGTCTGGAGAGATCTTCGAAATTTCGCTTAAGAGATACAAGGCGGTTGAACCGGAATAA
- a CDS encoding replication factor A (Replication protein A protects and stabilize the intermediate ssDNA that is generated by the unwinding action of a DNA helicase at the replication fork. In addition, SSBs prevent the formation of secondary structures by single-stranded template DNA.) has product MIGIVMLSKIANIDAARQGLDLKVKVLSLNKKTIKNDRGETTYFYGIIGDDTGTVSFTAWSFPAAVKSGDVVEIKNCYSSLYNGKIRIYVDSRSQVVLKPDEYLEVKRTVELVKLRDLSLTTPYVSVIGRISGIKEKNYDSDRGSKIVYQGFIEDETAKVRISSFGKPLKDGEIVRVENARVSQYNGYMGISIGENSSIDNVQAQIEVGSRPIFIAEIKSPIGGVTITGFAVSVGQGSRIFTKCSICKKILEDGKCKDHPRAPVYLDIFGYFLLSDGTGSLTCYLNKDSFLPYIKMDTEEFKSQAFSMNPNMLIKKNILGKCLSVTGDLRLRDDKITMNASSIKEADADSVKDIEKTIQEEFQ; this is encoded by the coding sequence ATGCAGCAAGGCAGGGGTTAGATCTTAAGGTCAAGGTCTTGTCTTTGAATAAAAAGACTATAAAAAACGACAGGGGAGAAACGACATACTTCTATGGAATAATCGGCGATGATACCGGTACCGTATCGTTTACTGCCTGGTCTTTTCCGGCAGCCGTAAAGAGTGGTGATGTAGTGGAAATAAAGAATTGCTACTCTAGTCTATACAACGGAAAGATCAGAATATACGTAGATAGCCGATCACAGGTAGTTTTAAAGCCAGACGAATATTTAGAAGTGAAGAGGACTGTGGAGCTTGTTAAACTTAGGGATCTTTCCCTTACGACACCGTATGTATCTGTGATAGGCAGAATCTCCGGAATAAAGGAAAAAAACTATGACAGTGATAGGGGATCGAAAATAGTTTATCAAGGATTCATAGAAGACGAAACCGCAAAGGTAAGAATATCATCATTTGGAAAACCCTTGAAAGATGGTGAGATAGTTAGAGTGGAAAATGCGAGGGTATCTCAGTACAACGGGTACATGGGCATATCAATAGGAGAAAACTCAAGCATCGATAATGTTCAAGCACAGATTGAAGTAGGATCAAGGCCAATTTTTATTGCAGAGATAAAATCACCGATAGGCGGTGTGACTATAACGGGTTTTGCAGTCAGCGTGGGACAGGGAAGTAGAATATTCACGAAGTGCAGCATTTGTAAGAAGATACTTGAAGATGGCAAATGTAAGGATCATCCACGGGCCCCCGTATACTTAGATATTTTTGGTTATTTTTTACTCTCAGACGGCACTGGTTCGCTTACCTGTTATTTGAACAAGGACAGCTTTTTGCCATACATAAAGATGGATACTGAGGAATTCAAATCGCAGGCATTTTCCATGAATCCTAACATGCTCATAAAGAAGAACATACTTGGGAAATGCCTATCAGTAACGGGTGATCTTAGGCTGCGGGATGATAAGATCACCATGAACGCGAGTTCAATCAAGGAAGCAGATGCAGATTCTGTAAAGGACATAGAAAAAACAATACAGGAGGAGTTCCAATGA